In one Lolium rigidum isolate FL_2022 chromosome 3, APGP_CSIRO_Lrig_0.1, whole genome shotgun sequence genomic region, the following are encoded:
- the LOC124697913 gene encoding small polypeptide DEVIL 11-like: MEFYVDEKWKFSKKSRNNGSCRRVSGGASGGDPFLKRSASTRDQAIGRRSSGGAGASSSSASGCAASSFSSRCAGLVKEQRARFYIMRRCVTMLVCWKDCS, encoded by the coding sequence ATGGAGTTCTACGTGGACGAGAAGTGGAAGTTCTCCAAGAAGAGCCGGAACAACGGCAGCTGCAGGCGCGTCtccggcggcgcgagcggcggcgACCCGTTCCTCAAGAGGTCCGCCAGCACGAGGGACCAGGCGATCGGCCGGCGGtcgagcggcggcgccggcgcctcctcctcctcagcgagCGGGTGCGCGGCGTCCTCGTTCTCGAGCCGGTGCGCGGGGCTGGTGAAGGAGCAGCGGGCGCGCTTCTACATCATGCGCCGCTGCGTCACCATGCTGGTCTGCTGGAAGGACTGCTCGTAG